A genomic window from Nomascus leucogenys isolate Asia chromosome 10, Asia_NLE_v1, whole genome shotgun sequence includes:
- the ACP4 gene encoding testicular acid phosphatase yields the protein MAGLEFWGHPAGPLLLLLLVELPPRALPEGPLVFVALVFRHGDRAPLASYPMDPHKEVASTLWPRGLGQLTREGVRQQLELGRFLRSRYEAFLSPEYRREEVYIRSTDFDRTLESAQANLAGLFPEAAPGSPEGHWRPIPVHTVPVAEDKLLRFPMRSCPRYHELLREATEAAEYREALEGWTGFLTRLENFTGLSLVGEPLRRAWKVLDTLMCQQAHGLPLPAWASPDVLRTLAQISALDIGAHVGPPRAAEKAQLTGGILLNAILANFSRVQRLGLPLKMVMYSAHDSTLLALQGALGLYDGHTPPYAACLGFEFRRHLGDPNEDGGNVTISLFYRNDSAHLPLPLSLPGCPAPCPLGRFYRLTAPARPPAHGVPCHGPYEAAIPPAPVVPLLAGAVAVLVALSLGLGLLAWRPGCLRALGGPV from the exons ATGGCCGGCCTGGAGTTTTGGGGCCACCCTGCTGGACctctcttgctgctgctgctggtggagCTGCCACCCCGGGCCCTGCCAGAAGGACCCCTGGTGTTCGTGGCTCTG GTATTCCGCCATGGCGACCGGGCCCCACTGGCCTCCTACCCCATGGACCCACACAAGGAGGTGGCCTCCACCCTGTGGCCACGAGGCCTGGGCCAGCTGACCAGG GAGGGGGTCCGTCAGCAGCTGGAGCTGGGCCGCTTCCTGAGGAGCCGCTATGAGGCCTTCCTGAGTCCGGAGTACCGGCGGGAGGAG GTGTACATCCGCAGCACGGACTTTGACCGCACGCTGGAGAGCGCCCAGGCCAACCTTGCCGGGCTGTTTCCCGAGGCTGCTCCCGGGAGCCCCGAGGGCCACTGGAGGCCGATCCCGGTGCACACGGTGCCCGTGGCTGAGGACAAG CTGCTGAGGTTCCCCATGCGCAGCTGTCCCCGATACCATGAGCTGCTGCGGGAGGCCACCGAGGCCGCTGAGTACCGGGAGGCCCTGGAGGGCTGGACG GGCTTCCTGACTCGCCTGGAGAACTTCACGGGACTGTCGCTGGTTGGAGAGCCACTGCGCAGGGCATGGAAGGTTCTGGACACCCTCATGTGCCAG CAAGCCCACGGTCTTCCACtaccagcctgggcctccccagaTGTCCTGCGGACTCTTGCCCAGATCTCGGCTTTGGATATTGGAGCCCACGTGGGCCCACCCCGGGCAGCAGAGAAGGCCCAGCTGACAGGGG GGATCCTGCTGAATGCTATCCTTGCCAACTTCTCCCGGGTCCAGCGCCTGGGGCTGCCCCTCAAGATGGTCATGTACTCAGCT CATGACAGCACCCTGCTGGCCCTCCAGGGGGCCCTGGGCCTCTATGATGGACACACCCCACCATAtgctgcctgcctcggctttgAGTTCCGGAGGCACCTGGGGGATCCCAACGAAGATGGAGG GAATGTCACCATCTCCCTCTTCTACCGCAATGACTCCgcccacctgcccctgcctctcagcctccccgGGTGCCCGGCCCCCTGTCCACTAGGCCGCTTCTACCGGCTGACCGCCCCGGCCCGGCCTCCGGCCCATGGGGTCCCCTGCCATGGCCCCTATGAGGCTGCCATCCCCCCAG CTCCAGTGGTGCCCCTGCTGGCCGGAGCTGTAGCTGTGCTGGTGGCACTCAGCTTGGGGCTGGGCCTGCTGGCCTGGAGACCAGGGTGCCTGAGGGCCTTGGGGGGCCCCGTGTGA